In the genome of Planctomyces sp. SH-PL62, the window CACGCCCCGGCACGCCGGGCGGGCCAGGCAGGAGATCGACTACGGCCGCCGCGGCAAGGGCTACATCTTCGGGGCGTTCCGGCCCGCGACCGGCGAGGCCCTGACCGCCCCCTATGCGAGTCGCGGCATCGCCGATTGGGTCGACTTCCTGGAGAGGGCCGAGGCGTGGGTGCCGGCCGACGTCGCCCGGGTCTACGCCGTCGTCGACAACCTGAACGCCCACCGGGCGACCGACGTGCTGCTGTTCTGCCTGGCGCACCCGCGGTGGGAGTTCGTCTTCCAGCCGAAGTACGCCGCCTATCTCAACCTCATCGAGCCGTGGTGGAAGGTGCTGAAGTCGCTGGCGCTGAAGGGGCGGCGGTTCGAGACGTGGCAGGAGGTGTGCCGGGCGGTCGAGGAGGCGACGGCCTACTGGAACCAGCATCGCCACCCGTTCGTCTGGGGACGACGGCGGAGGCACCGGCCGCGCCGAAGGCCGGGGATCGCAGCCGTACCGGGTATCAGACAACTTGCCGGATGAACCACTTAGGGCCTGTGGCCACGTAGTTTGGGCATGACGACCCATCGCAAACTTTACGACTCCGACGTCAGCGACGCCGAATGGGACTTCGCGGCCCCCTGCCTGACCCTGTTGACCGAGCGCGCCGGCCAGCGTCGCCACGCCCTCCGCGAGGTGCTCAACGCCCTTCGGCGGCTGGTGTGCACCGGCTCCCCCTGGCGGCTGACGCCCCACGACCTGCCGCCCTGGCACGTGGTCTACGATCAGGCCCGGCGATGGATGGCCGCCGGCTGCTTCGAGGCGATCGTCCACGACCTCCGAGCCGTGCTGCGCATCGCCGACGGTCGGGACGGCGGGCCGACCGCGGCGGTCGTCGACAGCCGGACCATTCAGTCCACGCCCGAGAGCGGGGCCCGCGCCGGCTACGACGGCTACAAGCGACGCAACGGCTCGAAGGCGCACATCGCCGTGGATGTGATGGGCCGCCTGCTCGCCCTGCACGTCACCCCGGCCGACGAGCAGGACTGCGCCCAGGTCGCCAGGCTCTGCGAGGCGATCCACGAGGCGACCGGCGAGTCGGTCGAGTTGATCTTCGCCGACCAGGGATACACCGGCGAGGAGGCGTTCGACGAGGCGGCCGGCCGCGGGATCATCCTCCACGTGGTCAAGCTCCCCGAGGCGAAGTAGGGGTTCGCCCCCCCCCGCCACTGGGTCGTCGAGCGCTCGTTCGGCTGGATGGCGAGGTTCCGCCGCCTGGCCCGCGACGATGAGCGACTGGCCTCGATCCTGGAGGGCCTGCATCACGTCGCCTTCAGCGTCCTGATGCTCCACAACGCCGCCCCCATCCTTGCAGCGTTGAGTTCGTAACACCCTCTAGTTGGCTCCGCCGCTTCGGCGCGGCCCCCCGAAACGGCATCGGTCCACGACGGCGTCCGTTGCAGGAGAATCACCTGCGTCGACAATACCGATTAATTCGCACAAGCCCATACGATCATCTCACATCTAGATGAGCTGGCCTGTCCGCCAGCCCCATCACCAGCGGCCCCATGACCCTGGCCGCCTGGACATCGAATGCAGACAACCAAAACGCTTTGGCCGTAAGAAGTTAGGCGTGTTCTGGTTCTGCCGAAAGTGGTCGCCTGACAGTCTGTCTATCACCTCGAGCGATGTCCAAATGATCAATCTGATTATGAACAAGCCTCGCGATGCCGACTATAATATCCTCTGCTTGGGGGCCCACTCCGACGATATCGAAATTGGATGCGGAGGCACAATTCTCGAGATGCTCGCAAGACACAAAAATGTCGCTGTTTCCTGGTGTGTCTTCAGTTCTAACACATTAAGGGAGCGTGAGGCCAGGTCAAGCGCAGAACTGCTTTTGGAAGGCGCTTGTCAACGCGACATCATAATACGAGACTTCCGAGACGGCTACTTCCCATTTGAGGGAAGCCAGATTAAAGATGAATTCGAGAAAATCAAACAGCGATGCGACCCAGATCTTATTTTTACGCATTACCGGAATGATCGTCATCAGGATCATCGCTTGATCTCCGATCTCACGTGGAATACTTTTCGCAATCATCTCATTCTTGAATACGAGATTCCAAAATACGACGGCGACATCGGCTCGCCAAACCTGTTTATGCCACTTAATGAAGCGACCTGCTTAAAGAAGATCCGCTGCATAATTGACAAGTTCACGTCTCAATCCGGCAAACAGTGGTTTGACGAGCAAACTTTCTCCGCGATGCTGAGGCTCCGTGGGATGGAAGCGAATTCGCCGACGATGTTTGCAGAGGCCTTCTACTGTCGTAAACTTGTAATCGATGTGTAATTCACTGTCCCATAAGTGGACCGAGCGGCCGCCGAGCCTCGTAAGAGGAGTATGAGAACGCACCGCTACTCCAGCGACGTCACCGACGAACAGTGGGCCTCGATCGAGCACTTCATCCCCGTGTGCCCCGGCGGGCAGCCCCGCAAGTCGGACGTCCGCGAGGTCCTCGACGCGATCCTCTACATGCTCCGGACCGGCTGCCAGTGGCGGTACCTGCCGGAAGGCTTCCTGCCCCGGAGCACCGTCTGGCGGTACTTCGACGAGTGGCGGTCGAACGGGACGCTCGACCGCATCCACGACGCCCTCCGGCGGAAGGTGCGGGCGAAGGAGGAGCCCTATCGGCCCCGGACCACGGCCAGCGTCGACAGCCATTCGGTCGACACCACGTCCGGCGGCGAGGAACGGCGCCGCGACGACGCCAAGAACGTGAACGGCCGGAAACGCCACATCGTCGTGGATTCCATGGGTTTGCTGCTGGCTGTCCTGGTCACGGCGGCCGCCCTGTTCTCCCGGCTGGACGGCCAGCCGATGGGCCGCGTCACGCAGATGTTCGCGGACTCGAAGTATCACAACTTCAGGCTCTACGAATGGGTCGAGGAGCACGCGAGGTGGGAGTTGGCGATCATCCGCCGCCCCGACGAAGCCCGCGGTCGGGTGCTCCTGCCGATCCGCTGGACGGTCGAGCGGACGTTCGCCCGGCTGGGCCGCTGCCGCCGCCTGAGCAAGGACCGCGAGAAGACCGTCCTGTTGTCGGAAGGCTTCATAAAGCCGGCGATGGTCCAACTGATGCTCCATCGCCTCCGCCCCTCGAACGTCGATCCCGAGTTCCGCTATCCACGCCCGATGGCGGCGTAATACCACTTATGGGACAGTCACTAGTGGGTCACTTGGCTTGCGCGTGTCCATAACTCGCTCCGCAGCGTCTCGGCAGGGGCAGCCGTGTACAGGCACCCGAGCCTCCCAGGCGATGGCGGCGTTCTCGTTGACGCCGCCGGCGGGCGGCACGCTCGCCGCCCCAGACGAAGGGGGTCGGCGACGAGTTCCAGTGCGATGCGGTCGCCTCAAGCCAGCTGATGATCAGCCCGGTCGACTCGGGATGCCGGCCGTCGAGGGCCCGCCTCTTCAGGATGCCCTGCAGGCTCTCGACCATGTCCAACCACGAGCCGCCCACCGGCGTGTAGAGCGGCATGACGCCGTGGGCGAACAGCCAGCACACCAGTTCCGGCGTCTTGTGCCCGGCGAGGTTGTCCAGCACCAGGAGTATCCGCAGCGGCGGCAGCTCCGAGAGGAGGGTCGGCTTGATCGAGAGCCCCTCCTGCCAGCGATCCCAGGCCGCTCGCCGCCCGGCGACCGGCTCGCCGGGCGGATCGGGCAACCCGGCCAGGATTGCGGCCAACTCCCTCTTGAGCCAGGGGTGCAGGACCGAGTTGGGGCAGGACGTCACCCCTTGCAGGCGGACCCGGCCGTCGGCCGGATGGAAGAGCGTCAGGGCCTTGGCCGTGCCGCCGCGGAGGTACTCGTGCAGCTGCCGCACCGGATCGCCCTCGGGCCGCCACGACCGGCCGGGGTGGGGCATCGTCTGGTAGGGCCCGGTCTGGTCGGCGCACCAGACCGGTAGGCCCATCGCCTCGCCCAGGCGGTAGGCGTCCTCGATCAACTCTTTTTGGGCTCGGCGTCCGGGTCGGAGACCACGACGGGCCCCGCCTTGCGGAGCCGCAGGGCCGAACCGGTGGGGCACCAGGACCGGGAGCGTTGGTGGCTGTAGCCGGCCTCGTGGAGCACCTTCCGGATGGTGTAGGTCGAGACGGCGGGGAGCCCGTCCGGGGCCGATCGCAACGCCTCGCGGAGCGTGCTCAAGGACCAGGACGCCGTCCCATCGGCCTCCGGGGTCGGCGTCCTGCGGGCTTCGCGGAGGGTGCGCCTTCGGGCCGCGGCGTCGTAGGTCGGCAGCCGGCCGCCGCCGTGGCGAGGCGTCAACGCCGCCAGCCCTTCGGCGTTGAACCGGGCGACCAGATGCGAGACGGCGTCGCCGGAGCGACGGCCGGCGGCGCGAGCGGCCTGCTGGTAGTCGTCGCCGGCGGCGACGGCCAGCAACGCCTTTGCCCTCGCGACTTCGGCCGCCGGTGCGGCCTGGGAGCGACTGAGTTGGACCAACTCCTGTCGCTCCGCATCGGTCGCCTCGCGGAGCGGGTCCTTCTTGAGACGGGACATGGCGGCCTCCCTGGTGCGAGAGCGCCGATCGTACTCGGTCCCAGGCCTTATGGCCACGGGCATGCCACTTGACCCACTAGTGCTACTCCGTTAGCTCATACGGACGGCCGAGCGGTCCGGTTCGTACTGATGGTATGAACCGGACCTACACCCCCGAACTCGACCCCGACGTGCTCGACCGCCTCTCCGCCTACGCCACGAACCTCCGCGACGACTTCAACCGGCCGAGGCAGGCCCAGTGGTGCGGCGTCTACATCCACGGCTTGCTCCAGGACGGCGACCGTAAGAGCGTCGAGCCGATGGCCGCCCGCGTCCCGTTGCCCGAGGGCCAGGTCTCCGACCCCGACTAAGTTCTGTCTGACGGCTCGAGGAGTCGGAAGCAACGGCGGATCATGGCGAGCTTCACCATCGCCAGGAAATTGACCGCCAGCTTCTCGAACCGGGTCGCCAGGCGGCGGTTCTCCTTCAGCCAGAGGATGCACCGCTCGACGATGTTGCGGCGGCGGTAGGCCTCGGCGTCGAACCTCGGGTTTCTCCGCTGATCCTTGCGAGTGGGGATCACGGCCCTGATGCCCCGACGTCGCAGATAGCGGCGGATACGCCGCTAGCTGTAGCCCTTGTCGCCGGCCAGGCGTCGAGGCCTGCGACGCGGCCGGCCTCGACCGGGACGCTTGATCCGCACCGCCTCCAGGGCCGGCTCCAGGGACTTCGACTCGTGGGCCTGGCCCGCCGTGACGACGGCGGAGAGCGGCACGCCGCCGGAGTCGACGACCAGGTGCAGCTTCGTCCCGAAGCCGCCCCGCGAGCGGCCGAGGGCGTGGTCGACGGGCTCGGCCGTCCCCCTTTTCCCCCCCGGCCCCGGCGGCCGCGCGGCTGGCCCGGATGGACGTCCCGTCGATGCACCAGAGGTCGAAGTCGATCCTTCCCGAGGCGTCAAGCCGCAGGTGGAGCCGCTCCAGGATGCGGTCGATCGTCCCATCGCGAGCCCAGCGGTTGAAGCGGTCGTAGACGCTCTTCCACTTGCCGTAACGTTCGGGCAGCTCCCGCCACTGGGCCCCTGTGTGCAGGATCCACAGGACCCCGTCGAGCGTGGAGCGGTGGTCGTTCCACCGACCGCCCGGTCTGCCCGCCGGAGGGAGCAGGTCGGCGATCAGGGCGAATTCGTCGTCCTTCAGCTCGTAGCGTCGCGACATCCCGGCCTCCCTGGTGAAGCCGCCATCGTAACCCTTTACGAGCCGTCAGACAGAACCTAGGCCCTACAGCAGTTCCTCGGCCAGAGCACCTGGGACGAACAGGCGGTGCTCAAACGCTACCGGGCCGCGATGGCGGCGAAGTTCGCCGACCCGACCGCGATCTTCGTCGTCGACGACACGACCTTCCCCAAGCAGGGCGGCCATTCCGTCGGCGTGGAGCGGCAGTACTGCGGGGCGCTGGGCAAGAAGGACAACTGCCAGAGCGCCGTGAGCGTCTACTACGTCGCCGCGAAGGGCCACTACCCGCTCGACATGCGGCTCTACCTGCCGGAGGGCTGGCTGGTCGACCCGAAGCGGCTGGGCAAGGCCAAGGTGCCCGAGGCCGAGCGGCGATCGCTGACGAAGGGCCAGATCGCGTTGGAGCTGCTCGACCGCGTCCGCGCCAAGGGGCTGCCGGGCGGGCTGGTGGTCGCCGACGGCGGCTACGGCGTCTCGGGACCGTTCCGCGACGGCCTGGCCGAGCGCGAGCTGCACTACATCGTCGGAGTGACCGACGAGATGGTCGTCTTCACCGCGGAGCCGCAGTGGGAGGAGCCGAGGGTCGGGACGGCCGGCCGCGGGTACGCCGCCGGCTGGCCGAGGGGTCGCCCCGGCCGGTGAGCCTGAAGGAGCTGGCGGCACGGACGCCACGGCGGAAGGTGACCTGGCGCGAGGGGACCAAGGGGCCGATGTGGGGCCGCTTCGCCTGGCTGCGGGTCTGGCCGCCCGGGGGCTGGGCGACAGGCGAATGCGCCGGCCGGGGGCCGATCCGGCCGCTGATCGAGGAGCAGGCCGACGGCCAGCTGAAGTACGCCTTCAGCAACGTGCCGGCGAACACCAGCCGGATCGAGGCCGTCAGCCTATGGCGGAGCCGCTGGCTGGTGGAGCAGGGATATCAGCAGATGAAGGAGGAGCTGGGCCTGGACCATTTCGAGGGGCGGTCGTGGCGGGGATTCCACCACCACGCCTGCCTGGTGATGCTGGCCTACGGCTTCCTGGCGTTGGAGCGGCTGAGGGAAAAGAGAGAAGCCGGCCAGGCCGGTAAAAAAGGGGGGCCGCGGCCGGTGATCACCGTGCCGGCGATCCGTCGCGGCCTCCAGGGGCTGCTGGTGCCGATCTGCCGGCACGACTGCCCGTTCTGCCGTTCGGCGGAACCTCCAAGACAGCTAACGGAGTAGTATTAGGAGGCTCGTGGCTGGCTGCCGTCGTTTTTCCGCGAGCCGGTCTCCACGCCTCGTTCAAACGTCTACGCCTTGCCAAGCAGCCACGGCAGGATCCCGGCTGCGGCGCAGGTTCTCTATCTCGTGGAGTTTACGAACCCTTGGTTGCGGATCGTGCCCCGTTGCAGCCGCCGCAGGGCTCCGGCTCCGCGTCGACCACCTCATCGGGCGCCAAGCGGGAGCGAGCCGTGGTCCGATGCACCGGCTTGCCCGCCTCGATCTGAATCTGAAAGGTCAGCTATCGAAGTCGGCTTTGAGTCAGGCGGATCGCTCGGGCTCAGCCGGTACGAGTCGGAAGGTAGCCGTTCACGGGCCGGTACTTGACTGGCGTCCGGTGGTTTGAGCATCTTCGAACCATGAATCGACCGGGGTGCATACCGCAGGCGACCTGGGACGTGACCCCACCGGAGGCGCAGGCCGTCTTGGCGGTCGCGATCGCGGCCTTCGAGGTCCAGATCGCCGATCTGAAGGCGAGCCTGAAGCAGGACTCGTCGGACTCGTCGCGGCCGCCGTCGAGCGACCCGCCGCACCTGAAGCCGGCGCCGCCGCGGAAGCCTTCGGGACGCAGGCGCGGCGGACAGCCGGGGCGTCGGCGCAACGACCGCATCCGGCTGGAGGCCGACGAGGTCGTCGACGCGAGGCCCGACCGCTGCCGACGCTGCGGCGAGGCCCTCGCCGGCGACGACCCCGCGCCGCTCGCCCGCCAGGTCTGCGAGGTCCCCGCCGTTCGGCCGCACGTCGTCGAGCATCGCCTGCATGGGCTGACGTGCCCGCGATGCGGGGCGTCGACCTGCGGCGCCCCGCCGGACAGGGCCGGGGTCGGCTACGGGCCACAGACGCAGGCCGTCTGCGCGGCGCTCGCGGGCGAGAACCGGCTGAGCAAGCGACGCGTCGCCCGCGCGATGAAGGGGCTCTACGGCCTGCCGATCGGCCCGACGTCGGTCTTCGAACTGGAGCGTCGCACGGCCGAGGCCCCGGCCCCGATCCACGCCGAGGTCCTCGAGCATATCCGCGGACTCGACGCCAACGTCGACGAGACGAGCTGGCCGCAAGGCCGCGAGCGAGGCTGGCTCTGGACCGCCGCGACCACGAGGCTGGCCGCCTTCCTGGTCGCGGCGAGCCGCAGCTGCGACGCCTTCGCCGAGCTGATGGGCCGGTCGCCGCCGGGGGTGGTGACGTCGGACCGGTACTCGGCCTACGCGCACCTGGCGGCCGAGCGACGCCAGGCCTGCCGGGCCCACCCGATCCGCGATTTCCGGGCGATGGTCGACCACGACGACGCCGGCTCGGCGATCGGCGAGGAGTTGCTCATGCATTCCGGCGTCCTGTTCGACGCCTGGTCGAAGGTCCGCGTCGGCGAGTCCTCGCGGCCCGCGTTCGCGGCCGAGACCCTGCCGTGGCTGCGACGCGAAGTTCGGGACCTGCTGGAAGCCGGCGTGAAGTGGGACGCCGAGAAGACGGCGGCGAGCTGCCGCGAGGCCCTCAAGATCGAGCCGTCGCTCTGGACGTTCGCGACGGTCGAGGGCGTCGAGCCGACGAACAACGACGCCGAACGGGGGCTGCGTCAGGCCGTCTGCTGGCGCAAGACGAGCTTCGGCGCCGACTCGGAGGGCGGCAGCCGGTTCGCGGCAGCCGGTTCGTTGAACGGATCCTCACCGCCGTCGAATCCTGCCGCCGCCAATCCCGCGACCTGCTCGACTTCCTCGTTGAAGCGGTCGAAGCCCACCGCTCAGGCAGCGGCCCACCCTCGCTCATCCCCGCCGGGGCGTGAACGGTTACCGCCGGAAATGCCCTCCGCTCCAACTCGGTGACCTATGATTCGAGTGCAGCGACCACGACGCCACGATCACCTGGACATCAGGCGGGACCGGATCCCGAGTCGTTGTTGGTATGATTGCGGTCCGCTTCGCGCCCTGCAGGTATGAAGATCGACGGCTTGAGGTCAGGTATTGAGCTGCGAACAGTTTCGACTTCCTTCATCGGTTTCCCGGTGGCGTGGGCGGTCGCGATCGAGAACCGCTCCTCTTCAAGGTGGCTGCAGGTGACGAAACCTTCACTGATCTGCATTGCCTATCATTTCCCCCCGTCATCGGCTACGGGCGGTCATCGGACAAGGGCGATCGTCCGCCACCTCGGGAGATTCGGGTGGAATCCGGTCGTAGTGACGATCAAGGCTGATCCCGAGGAAGGGCGGGATCCTTCGCTCCTCGAAGGTCTTCCGCTCGATCTCTCCGTGTATCGTACCGCGGCACCCGAACTCCTCGGTTGGGCGTCGGCCGCATACTCTCTTTTTCGGATGCGCGACCGCGGTCCGCTCGACGGTCAAAGCCAGGAAACGTCAAAGGAGGATCCACCAGTCCGAAAGTCCTCTCGTTTCCGGCGTTGGATCGATCAGGCGAGTTGGTGGATGCAGACGCCCGACAAAGCGATCGGCTGGCTTCCCATCGGCCTAATTGCGGCTCTTCGCGCCCTCCGTCGCCATCAAGGACGTGCGATATATTCGTCAGCGCCCTTTTGGACGGCTCACCTCATCGCGATGTCCGCCAAGAAGTTGACGGGGCGTCCCTGGATCGCCGACTTCCGAGATCCGTGGCGATCAAACCCTTTCCGCAGGTTGCCCTATCAATCGATTGATCGCTTCGACGCCTGGCTTGAGTCGCGCGTGGTGAGAAACGCTGATCGGATCATCTGCAACACCCGGCGCATGCAAACCGACTTCGAGACTCGCTACCCAGAGGCGGCCGGACGGTTCACGACGATCTATAACGGATTCGACCCCGAGGTCTACGAGAATTTGTCCGCGAGGCGTCCTGTCGGACCAGACCATCTCGTCATCACCCATGCAGGCCAATTTTACGGTCCCCGGCGTCCTCATCCGATTTTCGAGGCGATCCGGTTGCTCCGTGATCGACGCTCGACGACTCGGGAGCCGGTCCTGCAACTGTTTGGAACCCCGACGTACGAAGGTCGGGATTTGGGATCGATCGCCGCCGAATTCGGGATCCAGGACCAAGTCGTCGTTCAAGGGGCGATCCCCCACCTCCGGGCTCTGGAAGAGTTGCGCGGCTCCGACATCCAGTTGCTGGTCGGCATCGGGGGCGAGGGCTCGGACCTCCAGGTGCCGGCCAAGTTATATGAATACCTTGGGGTCGATCGACCCATTCTGGCCCTGGCGCCTCAGAATAGCGCGATCGCCGACGTCATGTCGGAGGGGGGGATCCTGGGCGCGATTTGCGACCCCGAAGACGCCGAACAGATCGCTGCGGCGATCGTCGACCTCGACGCTAGAGCACTAGCTGGAGACGGCGTGAACCGCGACGAGGAACGGCCGGCGAAGAATCGATTCCACCGATCCGAACAGGTCGGGTTTCTGGTCGACGTGCTGGAGGACGTCCTCCGGGAACGCGAATCCCGGTTGGTGCGCGGCCGGACGAGCCTGTCCGATATCGTCGAGGCGGCACCCGGAAAACGGCCGGATTGATCCGCGTGATCCGCGTACGATGGATTCCGGTCCACTCGAACAGGGTATTTTATGGTCCGCATCGGATTCTACTTGATCCTGTTGGCGATTGGAGTAGTCGCCGGGCTGGGGAATCCCGTAGCCGCCGTGATCGGGTGTCTAGAAGCTTATCTGTTGAACCCGGTCGTGTTCATCGACTTCGATGTCCGGTTCCAGCTCATCACGACCCTGGTCCTCATCACGAGCTACCTTGTCCATAGTCCGCGAGCCTTGCCTGCTGCTCGAAATGAGGGCTCGTTGCTCAAGGCGCTCTGGGCTTTCGTAGCCCTCGGTGCGCTCAGTGCTCTCTGGGCGCAGGTCAGCCCGGAAGATACGATCACCGCGATCACCGAGCTAGCGAAGACGGTCGTGCTGGTCACTTTGCTGGTCCGATCAATACGCAATGAGAAGCATTATTCTTATGTTATCACCGCCTGCCTGATCGGCATAGCACACGCGGCGTTCCTCCATACCTTCGGAGTTCGCCTCGGTTACGTTCCACCGAGCATCGCCAGGTCGGAAGCCGGGATGCTTCCGGACATGCACGGCTCGGTCATGGTGCTGTTTTTCCCAAGCTTGGTCCTCCTAAGTATGATGGGGACTCGATTCGAGCGCCTCCTCTGCTGGCTCAGTCTACCATTCGTGCTAAGCTCCATCGTCACGACGAATCAGCGAACCTACTTTCTTGCCATGCTCGTCGAGTCGGGACTGATCTTGCTGGCGGTGCCGAAAAAACATGCGATTCGATTATTGCTCGTCTTCGCAATCGGTGGCGGTTTGTTTGCATTTCGATTGACGTCCGGAGACTACTGGCAGCGGATGAGCACGATCACCGATCCCACCCGTGAAGAGTCGGCGAATAGTCGAATCCTGCTACGTTCAGCAAGCCAGCGAATTCTTGCGGACTACCCGTTTGGTGTCGGTTATCGCAACTATCCATCAGTCAGTCCGAAATATCTCCCGCGTGAGGCGCTTACACAGGGACGGAGGTCGGCGCATAACTCCTATTTCACCATCGCTTGCGAGACCGGAATTCCGGGCTTTTTGATCTGGTCCTATGCTTTCGGTGGATCGCTCTACTATCTGAGGCGGCTCAGGAAGGGCGGAGACAAACGAAGCCTGGATCGAATCTCTCTCCTGGCGACAGGTCTCGAAGTCGGTCTCTACGGATGGATCTGCGGCGGGCTCACCCAGTCCGATCATGACGTCGACCCCGCCTATTGGTTCATCGCATTTACAATCGTACTTGTTCGGTTGCGTCACCAGGACGCAATTAGATCCGCGCAGGCGTCCCGGCCCTAATACGAACATGCTCGAATCCTTCAATCGCTCTGCACCACGACATTATTTCGTCGCCAGCTGACGAAGGCGGCCGTTGGGTTCGTTTGCCACGTGATCCGAATAGTCGATCGAGCCCCGGGAGTGGGGCGGGGCCAGCTTCCAAGCCCCGACGCACCTGCAGCTCCGTCTCGTCCAGCTATGAAGAGGATTCGGCCAAGATGTTCGCGCCGACGAGATCAACCGGCCTCAGATTGAAAAACTTCGCCATGACATTGAATATTGATCGCGAATCTCTTCCCACCTCAGGCGATGCGATTCTCCGCGTCGCTCACATCGTCGACTGTTTCGGCGCGGGAGGCATCGCCGCCGGGGTCTGGGCCCTCATTCGGGCGACATCCAAGGTGTGCGACCATTCGGTGATAAGCCTTTCCGACGACGTCCGCCTTATCAACTCCCTGG includes:
- a CDS encoding glycosyltransferase; its protein translation is MTKPSLICIAYHFPPSSATGGHRTRAIVRHLGRFGWNPVVVTIKADPEEGRDPSLLEGLPLDLSVYRTAAPELLGWASAAYSLFRMRDRGPLDGQSQETSKEDPPVRKSSRFRRWIDQASWWMQTPDKAIGWLPIGLIAALRALRRHQGRAIYSSAPFWTAHLIAMSAKKLTGRPWIADFRDPWRSNPFRRLPYQSIDRFDAWLESRVVRNADRIICNTRRMQTDFETRYPEAAGRFTTIYNGFDPEVYENLSARRPVGPDHLVITHAGQFYGPRRPHPIFEAIRLLRDRRSTTREPVLQLFGTPTYEGRDLGSIAAEFGIQDQVVVQGAIPHLRALEELRGSDIQLLVGIGGEGSDLQVPAKLYEYLGVDRPILALAPQNSAIADVMSEGGILGAICDPEDAEQIAAAIVDLDARALAGDGVNRDEERPAKNRFHRSEQVGFLVDVLEDVLRERESRLVRGRTSLSDIVEAAPGKRPD
- a CDS encoding helix-turn-helix domain-containing protein, which encodes MSRLKKDPLREATDAERQELVQLSRSQAAPAAEVARAKALLAVAAGDDYQQAARAAGRRSGDAVSHLVARFNAEGLAALTPRHGGGRLPTYDAAARRRTLREARRTPTPEADGTASWSLSTLREALRSAPDGLPAVSTYTIRKVLHEAGYSHQRSRSWCPTGSALRLRKAGPVVVSDPDAEPKKS
- a CDS encoding transposase — protein: MIEDAYRLGEAMGLPVWCADQTGPYQTMPHPGRSWRPEGDPVRQLHEYLRGGTAKALTLFHPADGRVRLQGVTSCPNSVLHPWLKRELAAILAGLPDPPGEPVAGRRAAWDRWQEGLSIKPTLLSELPPLRILLVLDNLAGHKTPELVCWLFAHGVMPLYTPVGGSWLDMVESLQGILKRRALDGRHPESTGLIISWLEATASHWNSSPTPFVWGGERAARRRRQRERRHRLGGSGACTRLPLPRRCGASYGHAQAK
- a CDS encoding transposase; its protein translation is MLKRYRAAMAAKFADPTAIFVVDDTTFPKQGGHSVGVERQYCGALGKKDNCQSAVSVYYVAAKGHYPLDMRLYLPEGWLVDPKRLGKAKVPEAERRSLTKGQIALELLDRVRAKGLPGGLVVADGGYGVSGPFRDGLAERELHYIVGVTDEMVVFTAEPQWEEPRVGTAGRGYAAGWPRGRPGR
- a CDS encoding IS5 family transposase; amino-acid sequence: MRTHRYSSDVTDEQWASIEHFIPVCPGGQPRKSDVREVLDAILYMLRTGCQWRYLPEGFLPRSTVWRYFDEWRSNGTLDRIHDALRRKVRAKEEPYRPRTTASVDSHSVDTTSGGEERRRDDAKNVNGRKRHIVVDSMGLLLAVLVTAAALFSRLDGQPMGRVTQMFADSKYHNFRLYEWVEEHARWELAIIRRPDEARGRVLLPIRWTVERTFARLGRCRRLSKDREKTVLLSEGFIKPAMVQLMLHRLRPSNVDPEFRYPRPMAA
- a CDS encoding PIG-L deacetylase family protein — translated: MSWPVRQPHHQRPHDPGRLDIECRQPKRFGRKKLGVFWFCRKWSPDSLSITSSDVQMINLIMNKPRDADYNILCLGAHSDDIEIGCGGTILEMLARHKNVAVSWCVFSSNTLREREARSSAELLLEGACQRDIIIRDFRDGYFPFEGSQIKDEFEKIKQRCDPDLIFTHYRNDRHQDHRLISDLTWNTFRNHLILEYEIPKYDGDIGSPNLFMPLNEATCLKKIRCIIDKFTSQSGKQWFDEQTFSAMLRLRGMEANSPTMFAEAFYCRKLVIDV
- a CDS encoding transposase, with the protein product MAAPGDLVRRAGRPRVRRKKGAIEKLYTAPPEGSAVVCLDEMGPQAAKSYPGRRVVRVEPGRGGDGTPRHAGRARQEIDYGRRGKGYIFGAFRPATGEALTAPYASRGIADWVDFLERAEAWVPADVARVYAVVDNLNAHRATDVLLFCLAHPRWEFVFQPKYAAYLNLIEPWWKVLKSLALKGRRFETWQEVCRAVEEATAYWNQHRHPFVWGRRRRHRPRRRPGIAAVPGIRQLAG
- a CDS encoding O-antigen ligase family protein, giving the protein MILLAIGVVAGLGNPVAAVIGCLEAYLLNPVVFIDFDVRFQLITTLVLITSYLVHSPRALPAARNEGSLLKALWAFVALGALSALWAQVSPEDTITAITELAKTVVLVTLLVRSIRNEKHYSYVITACLIGIAHAAFLHTFGVRLGYVPPSIARSEAGMLPDMHGSVMVLFFPSLVLLSMMGTRFERLLCWLSLPFVLSSIVTTNQRTYFLAMLVESGLILLAVPKKHAIRLLLVFAIGGGLFAFRLTSGDYWQRMSTITDPTREESANSRILLRSASQRILADYPFGVGYRNYPSVSPKYLPREALTQGRRSAHNSYFTIACETGIPGFLIWSYAFGGSLYYLRRLRKGGDKRSLDRISLLATGLEVGLYGWICGGLTQSDHDVDPAYWFIAFTIVLVRLRHQDAIRSAQASRP
- a CDS encoding transposase, which produces MSLKELAARTPRRKVTWREGTKGPMWGRFAWLRVWPPGGWATGECAGRGPIRPLIEEQADGQLKYAFSNVPANTSRIEAVSLWRSRWLVEQGYQQMKEELGLDHFEGRSWRGFHHHACLVMLAYGFLALERLREKREAGQAGKKGGPRPVITVPAIRRGLQGLLVPICRHDCPFCRSAEPPRQLTE
- a CDS encoding transposase, whose translation is MNRTYTPELDPDVLDRLSAYATNLRDDFNRPRQAQWCGVYIHGLLQDGDRKSVEPMAARVPLPEGQVSDPD